CGCGAACGCCTCCTCGGCCGCGGCGACCGCGTCGGGCCCCACCTGCTCGACGGCCTCACCGTCGGCGATCCGTCGCCAGTTCTCCAGGGCGAGGACGCGCTGTACGGCGATGATCTGCCCGGCGGCGAGCCGTGCGCCGAGGTCGCCGCCGAGCGCCCCGGCGAGCGCGGCCTCGGACCGCTCCAGGTATCTGAACATCCCGGCGGCCAGGGAGGGCGTCCCGTAGAGGAGACGGTGATAGGCCAGGACCTGCGGGGCGTCGTTGAGGCCGGTGACGGGGTCGCGGCGCTCCAGCCCGTCGAGGAAGTGCCGGCGCAGCGCCGTCAACGGGGACGGTCCGCGTGCGGCGACGCGCGCGGGTTCGTCCTCGTGATCGGCGAACCGGTGCAGGACCAGGTCCTCCTTGGTCGGGAAGTACCGGAAGAGCGTCGGCTTGGAGATCTCGGCGGCGGCGGCCACCTCCGCGACGGACACGGCGTCGAACCCCTTCTCCAGAAAGAGTCCGATCGCGATGTCGGAGACGGCCTGGTACATCCGCTGCTTCTTGCGCTCGCGCAGTCCGATCTCACCCATGCCCCGAGCCTACGCACGCCCCGGCACCTCCCTGGCCTCCCCGACCTTCCCCGGCCCTGCGGGGTCCTCCTTGGTTCCTCCTTCGTCCTCCTTGGCCCTCCTTGGCCCTCCTTGACCTCAACCAGGCTTCAGGTCGAAGACTGTCCGGCGTTCGGCCATGCCTGTCTTCGGCTTTGAGGAGCGTTGCGATGCGTGCGGTGCAGGTGAAGGAGTTCGGAGGCCCCGAGGTCCTGGTTCCCGTGGAACTTCCCGATCCGGCTCCGGCGCCGGGGGAGGTCGTGATCGACGTGGCGTACGCGGACACGATCTTCGTGGAGACGCAGGTGCGGGCGGGGTGGGGGCGGGAATGGTTCCAGGTGGCTCCGCCGTACGTCCCCGGGGGCGGCGTGTCCGGTGTCGTCGGTGCCGTGGGGGCGGGCGTTCCCGGCGAGTGGCTGGGGCGCCGGGTCACGTCCTATGTCACGGGCAGCTACGCGGAGCGGGCCGTGGCGGCGGTGTCGGCGCTGACGGTGGTGCCCGACGGCCTGGACCTGCGCAGCGCGGCGGCCCTGGTGCATGACGGCGTCACCGCCAACGGCCTGCTCAACCTGACCGCCGTGGGCCCCGGCGACCGCGTACTGATCCTCGGCGCCTCCGGTGGCATGGGCACGCTGCTCGTCCAACTGGCCCACGAGCGCGAGGCGCGGGTGGTCGCGGTGGCCCGCGGAGACGCCAAACTCGCCCTGGTACGGGACCTCGGGGCGGACGACGTGGTGGACGCCACCCGGGACGACTGGGTGTCCGCCGCCCGCAAGGCGCTCGGTGGGGCCGTCGAGGGGGCGGACGTCGTCCTGGACGGTGTGGGCGGCGGCCTGGGGGCCGCGGCCCTGCCCCTGACGGCAGACGGCGGCCGGTTCTCCGCCCAC
This portion of the Streptomyces mirabilis genome encodes:
- a CDS encoding TetR family transcriptional regulator, coding for MGEIGLRERKKQRMYQAVSDIAIGLFLEKGFDAVSVAEVAAAAEISKPTLFRYFPTKEDLVLHRFADHEDEPARVAARGPSPLTALRRHFLDGLERRDPVTGLNDAPQVLAYHRLLYGTPSLAAGMFRYLERSEAALAGALGGDLGARLAAGQIIAVQRVLALENWRRIADGEAVEQVGPDAVAAAEEAFAQLEAGLPRYA
- a CDS encoding zinc-binding dehydrogenase, whose amino-acid sequence is MRAVQVKEFGGPEVLVPVELPDPAPAPGEVVIDVAYADTIFVETQVRAGWGREWFQVAPPYVPGGGVSGVVGAVGAGVPGEWLGRRVTSYVTGSYAERAVAAVSALTVVPDGLDLRSAAALVHDGVTANGLLNLTAVGPGDRVLILGASGGMGTLLVQLAHEREARVVAVARGDAKLALVRDLGADDVVDATRDDWVSAARKALGGAVEGADVVLDGVGGGLGAAALPLTADGGRFSAHGAPSGGFSRLDTAEATRRGIELFGIADVQFGPADLRRFTSDAYAEAAAGRLRPVIGEVFPLERAAQAHAAIEGRGLVGKVVLEV